The Fibrobacter sp. UWB4 genome includes a window with the following:
- a CDS encoding deoxyribonuclease IV produces MHIGCHLSSSGGFLAMGETALSIGADTFQFFTRNPRGGAAKPFDKADAEALNSFMDAHGFAPILAHAPYTLNACAADPSLRQYAQDVMKDDLYRMDHFPHAMYNFHPGSHVKQGVDVGIDLIARHLNNILHKDLKTKVLLETMAGKGSEVGRTFEELRRIIDCVELDDKVGVCLDTCHVFDGGYDIVNHLDDVLAEFDKVIGLKRLCAIHLNDSKNMMGSHKDRHEVIGGGNIGLEALVNVVNHPALKGLPFYLETPNELPGYAAEIALMRSREL; encoded by the coding sequence ATGCATATCGGTTGTCATTTGTCCTCTTCTGGTGGCTTTTTGGCGATGGGCGAGACCGCTCTTTCCATTGGAGCCGATACATTCCAGTTCTTTACACGTAATCCGCGTGGCGGCGCTGCAAAGCCTTTTGACAAGGCCGATGCGGAAGCGTTGAACTCGTTTATGGATGCGCATGGCTTTGCCCCGATTTTGGCACATGCCCCATACACATTGAACGCCTGTGCTGCAGATCCATCGCTGAGGCAGTATGCTCAGGATGTCATGAAGGATGACTTGTATCGCATGGACCATTTCCCGCATGCGATGTACAACTTCCATCCAGGCAGCCATGTAAAGCAGGGTGTTGATGTCGGCATCGATCTTATTGCTCGGCATTTGAACAATATTCTGCATAAAGACTTGAAGACTAAAGTGCTTCTGGAAACGATGGCGGGGAAGGGGAGCGAAGTCGGGCGTACATTTGAAGAGTTGCGCCGGATTATTGACTGCGTAGAACTTGATGATAAGGTTGGTGTCTGCCTGGATACTTGCCATGTTTTTGATGGCGGCTACGATATCGTGAACCACTTGGACGATGTTCTTGCTGAATTTGACAAAGTGATTGGGCTAAAGCGCTTGTGTGCGATTCACTTGAATGACAGCAAGAACATGATGGGCAGCCATAAGGACCGTCATGAAGTCATTGGTGGCGGAAATATCGGGCTTGAGGCTCTTGTGAATGTCGTGAACCACCCGGCGTTGAAGGGACTTCCGTTCTATCTGGAGACTCCGAACGAGTTGCCTGGGTATGCCGCAGAAATAGCCTTGATGCGTAGCCGGGAACTCTAA
- the floA gene encoding flotillin-like protein FloA (flotillin-like protein involved in membrane lipid rafts): MDTLLTVGIIIAAIVVIIILAFIGKFFSLWLQALFSKANVSIFQLIGMRLRKVPPQVIVEARILSCKAGLPVDTNLLEAHYLSRGNVLRVIQALIAANKANIKLDFKEAAAIDLAGRNVLEAVQMSVNPKVIETPKVSAVALDGIQLHAITRITVRASIQKLVGGAGEETVVARVGEGIVSSIGSAQSHKEVLENPNMISKKVLASGLDAGTAFEILSIDIADVDVGQNIGAILETDRAEADKKIAQAKAEERRAMAFAAEQEMKAKVMEMKAKLVEAEAQIPMAMATALREGKLGVMDYYNLKNIEADTQMRKEIGSAPEASK, encoded by the coding sequence ATGGATACTCTTCTCACCGTTGGCATTATCATTGCCGCCATCGTCGTCATCATCATTCTCGCCTTTATCGGCAAGTTCTTTAGCCTCTGGCTCCAGGCCTTGTTCTCCAAGGCAAACGTGAGCATCTTCCAGCTCATCGGTATGCGTCTCCGTAAGGTGCCGCCGCAGGTCATCGTGGAAGCTCGAATTCTCAGCTGCAAGGCCGGCCTCCCGGTGGACACCAACTTGCTCGAAGCCCACTACCTCTCCCGCGGTAACGTGCTCCGCGTGATCCAGGCTCTCATCGCCGCCAACAAGGCAAACATCAAACTCGACTTCAAGGAAGCCGCAGCAATTGACCTTGCAGGCCGTAACGTGCTCGAAGCCGTGCAGATGTCCGTGAACCCGAAGGTCATCGAAACCCCGAAGGTCTCCGCCGTGGCTCTCGACGGTATTCAGCTCCACGCCATTACCCGAATCACCGTGCGCGCCAGCATCCAGAAACTCGTCGGTGGCGCCGGCGAAGAAACGGTCGTCGCCCGCGTTGGCGAAGGCATCGTATCTTCCATCGGTTCTGCACAGAGCCACAAGGAAGTGCTCGAAAACCCGAACATGATTTCCAAGAAGGTGCTCGCCTCCGGCCTTGACGCTGGTACGGCATTCGAAATCCTCTCCATCGACATTGCTGATGTGGACGTGGGCCAGAACATCGGTGCTATCCTTGAAACCGACCGTGCCGAAGCCGACAAGAAGATTGCTCAGGCCAAGGCAGAAGAACGCCGCGCCATGGCTTTCGCCGCCGAACAGGAAATGAAGGCTAAGGTGATGGAAATGAAGGCAAAGCTTGTAGAAGCCGAAGCCCAGATCCCGATGGCCATGGCAACCGCACTGCGCGAAGGAAAGCTCGGCGTAATGGATTACTACAATCTCAAGAACATCGAAGCCGATACACAGATGCGTAAAGAAATCGGTTCTGCGCCGGAAGCAAGCAAGTAA